From Cygnus atratus isolate AKBS03 ecotype Queensland, Australia chromosome 1, CAtr_DNAZoo_HiC_assembly, whole genome shotgun sequence, the proteins below share one genomic window:
- the IL17D gene encoding interleukin-17D, which translates to MQRGRVLAALLCAALLPLPSDAAKAPKRPARPRSCGERPEELLEQLYGRLAAGMLSAFHHTLQPEPPGRQHNASCPAGARPAGDKKLRLPVNLRSASPWAYRISYDPTRYPKYIPEAYCLCKGCLMGIFGEENFHFRSTPVYMPTVILRRTSSCAGGRYVYTEDYVTIPVGCTCVPEQEKEAESVNSSIDKQEMKLLVNQNKPSSE; encoded by the exons ATGCAGCGAGGCAGG GTGCTGGCGGCGCTGCTGTGCGCCGCGCTGCTCCCGCTCCCCTCGGACGCCGCCAAAGCTCCCAAACGGCCGGCTCGGCCCCGGAGCTGCGGCGAGCGGCccgaggagctgctggagcagctgtaCGGGCGGCTGGCCGCCGGCATGCTCAGCGCCTTCCACCACACCCTGCAGCCCGAGCCGCCCGGCCGCCAGCACAACGCCAGCTGCCCGGCGGGGGCACGGCCGGCCGGCGACAAGAAGCTCCGGCTGCCCGTCAACCTGCGCAGCGCCTCGCCCTGGGCGTACAG AATTTCATACGACCCCACGAGATACCCTAAGTACATTCCTGAAGCGTACTGTCTGTGCAAGGGCTGCCTCATGGGGATCTTTGGCGAGGAGAATTTTCACTTCCGCAGCACCCCCGTGTACATGCCCACTGTCATCCTCCGCCGCACCTCGTCGTGTGCCGGGGGCCGCTACGTGTACACGGAAGACTACGTCACTATCCCAGTGGGCTGCACTTGTGTCCCTGAGCAAGAGAAAGAGGCCGAAAGCGTAAATTCCAGCATAGATAAGCAAGAAATGAAGTTGCTCGTAAACCAGAACAAGCCATCATCAGAATGA
- the EEF1AKMT1 gene encoding EEF1A lysine methyltransferase 1 — MDDDDDDVPQLSAHTLAALQEFYLEQQQREGTKTSQGFNQYSVGSIEENWQLSQFWYSDETASCLANEAIVAAGKGGRIACVSAPSVYQKLKEQDDKDFSVVILEYDRRFSVYGEEFIFYDYNNPLNLPENLLPHSFDIVIADPPYLSEECLQKTAETIRYLTKGKILLCTGAIMEEQAAKHLGVKICKFIPKHSRNLANEFRCYVNYASGLD, encoded by the exons atggatgatgatgatgatgacgtTCCCCAGCTTTCAGCCCATACGTTGGCTGCCCTCCAGGAGTTCTATTTGgaacagcagcagagggagggcACGAAGACCTCCCAAGGGTTTAATCAATATTCTGTTGGCTCGATAGAAGAAAACTGG CAACTGAGCCAGTTTTGGTACAGCGATGAAACTGCATCATGCCTGGCTAATGAAGCGATTGTGGCAGCTGGAAAAGGTGGCAG GATAGCCTGTGTTAGTGCACCAAGCGTGTATCAGAAACTGAAGGAACAAGATGACAAAGATTTTTCAGTGGTTATTCTGGAGTACGACAGAAGGTTTTCTGTATATGGAGAAGAATTTATCTTCTATGATTACAACAACCCTTTGAACTTACCGGAAAACCTCCTGCCACACAGTTTTGACATTGTAATAGCAGATCCACCCTATCTGTCTGAGGAGTGTCTTCAAAAAACTGCAGAGACCATCAGATActtaacaaaaggaaagattCTGCTTTGCACAG gTGCAATCATGGAGGAACAGGCAGCAAAGCATCTAGGTGTGAAGATATGCAAGTTTATTCCAAAACACTCTCGAAATTTAGCTAATGAATTTCGATGTTACGTGAACTATGCTTCTGGACTGGACTGA